A single window of Phycisphaeraceae bacterium DNA harbors:
- a CDS encoding replication-associated recombination protein A, whose product MSDLWASKRKEAVRKVEPLAVRMRPRTFDEVAGQRHILAPGKLLRRMLDADALTSLILFGPPGTGKTTLAEVIAAHTNRHFERENAAGVGVARIREIIQNAAERLANSGRRTVLFLDEIHRFSRAQQDVLLGDVERGLITLIGATTENPLFSVNSALVSRSTLLRLEPLSEDDVIALLRRAIADPVRGYGSTPITVTDDALRVWAIKSDGDARRALTALEVAVLSQGKGGDPSHLLIDRAAAEESIQQKAAVYSGSGDEHYDSISAMIKSVRGSDPDAAVYWIARMLDAGEDPRFICRRLAILASEDIGNADPRAIMVAASCWELVERIGMPEARITISQTAIYLALAPKSNASYLAIDEAMQDVKEGRTIPVPVFLKDGNVRKPITMSEGGGEALGAQSGAGQTYVYTHDVAPTAGVGGVSGQDYLGVDREYYRPTTLGAEKLLKERLEAIKAARRGTP is encoded by the coding sequence ATGTCTGATCTCTGGGCGAGCAAACGAAAAGAGGCCGTCCGCAAGGTCGAGCCCCTCGCCGTCCGCATGCGGCCCCGCACCTTCGACGAGGTCGCCGGTCAGCGCCACATCCTGGCCCCGGGCAAGCTCCTCCGCCGGATGCTCGATGCCGACGCCCTCACCAGCCTGATCCTCTTCGGCCCCCCGGGCACCGGCAAGACCACCCTCGCCGAGGTCATCGCCGCCCACACCAACCGCCACTTCGAACGCGAGAACGCCGCCGGCGTCGGCGTCGCCCGCATCCGCGAGATCATCCAGAACGCCGCCGAGCGCCTCGCCAACTCCGGCCGCCGCACCGTCCTGTTCCTCGACGAGATCCACCGCTTCTCCCGCGCTCAGCAGGATGTTCTCCTCGGCGACGTCGAACGTGGCCTCATCACCCTCATCGGCGCCACCACCGAGAACCCCCTCTTCTCCGTCAACTCTGCCCTCGTCTCCCGTTCCACCCTCCTCCGCCTCGAGCCCCTTTCCGAAGACGACGTCATCGCCCTCCTCCGCCGCGCCATCGCCGACCCGGTCCGCGGCTACGGCTCCACGCCCATCACCGTCACCGACGATGCCCTCCGCGTCTGGGCCATCAAGAGCGACGGCGACGCCCGTCGCGCCCTCACCGCCCTCGAAGTCGCCGTGCTCTCACAGGGCAAGGGCGGCGACCCGAGCCACCTCCTCATCGACCGCGCCGCCGCCGAGGAGTCCATCCAGCAGAAGGCCGCCGTCTACTCCGGCTCCGGCGATGAGCACTACGACTCCATCTCCGCCATGATCAAGTCCGTCCGCGGCAGCGACCCCGACGCCGCCGTCTACTGGATCGCCCGCATGCTCGACGCCGGCGAGGACCCGCGCTTCATCTGCCGCCGCCTCGCCATCCTCGCCAGCGAAGACATCGGCAACGCCGACCCCCGCGCCATCATGGTCGCCGCCTCCTGCTGGGAACTCGTCGAACGTATCGGCATGCCCGAGGCCCGCATCACCATCTCCCAGACCGCCATCTATCTCGCCCTCGCCCCCAAGAGCAACGCCTCCTACCTCGCCATCGACGAGGCAATGCAGGACGTCAAGGAGGGCCGCACCATCCCCGTTCCCGTCTTCCTCAAGGACGGCAACGTCCGCAAGCCCATCACGATGAGCGAGGGCGGCGGCGAGGCCCTCGGCGCCCAGTCCGGCGCCGGCCAGACCTACGTCTACACCCATGACGTCGCCCCCACCGCCGGAGTCGGCGGCGTCTCCGGCCAGGACTACCTCGGCGTTGACCGCGAGTACTACCGCCCGACCACCCTCGGGGCCGAGAAACTCCTGAAAGAGCGGCTCGAAGCGATCAAGGCCGCCCGCCGCGGAACGCCGTGA
- a CDS encoding 1-acyl-sn-glycerol-3-phosphate acyltransferase, with product MGDGWLIWSGVGAGVWLAFATACWLMRHSPRGDVETAVGFALIRLHSRLVHRLRVEGLEHVPRAEHGYRVPNGPGSTGGLVVVANHTAGVDPLLVQSQCRFFIRWMMARDMILPELAFVWTWVEVIPVGRVGGPANEPSGDALSAREAMRHLESGGVLGLFPEGAIERPRGRLMPFLPGVGLLVKRTGASVLPVIIDGTPPAKTAWGSLLTFSRSRVRFLPVIEYGKRGMSAREIVADLEAIYMRETGWSMPERRVRRADRGEA from the coding sequence ATGGGTGACGGCTGGCTCATCTGGTCCGGGGTCGGAGCGGGGGTGTGGCTGGCGTTCGCTACGGCGTGCTGGCTGATGCGGCACAGTCCGCGCGGCGACGTGGAGACGGCGGTCGGCTTTGCGCTGATCAGGCTGCACTCGCGCCTCGTGCACCGGCTGCGCGTGGAGGGGCTGGAGCATGTACCGCGGGCCGAGCACGGGTATCGCGTGCCGAATGGGCCGGGGTCGACGGGCGGGCTGGTGGTGGTGGCGAACCACACGGCGGGGGTGGATCCGCTGCTGGTGCAGTCGCAGTGCCGGTTCTTCATCCGATGGATGATGGCGCGGGACATGATTCTGCCGGAACTGGCGTTCGTGTGGACGTGGGTGGAGGTGATCCCGGTGGGGCGGGTCGGGGGGCCGGCGAACGAACCATCGGGCGATGCGCTCTCGGCGCGCGAGGCGATGCGGCACCTTGAGAGCGGGGGCGTGCTCGGGCTGTTTCCGGAAGGGGCGATCGAGCGGCCGCGGGGTAGGCTGATGCCGTTCCTGCCGGGGGTGGGGCTGCTGGTGAAGCGGACGGGGGCGTCGGTGCTACCGGTGATCATCGACGGGACGCCCCCGGCGAAGACGGCGTGGGGGAGCCTGCTGACGTTCAGCCGGTCGCGCGTGCGGTTTCTGCCGGTGATCGAGTACGGGAAGCGCGGGATGTCGGCGCGGGAGATCGTGGCGGACCTGGAGGCGATCTACATGCGCGAGACGGGGTGGAGCATGCCGGAGCGGCGCGTGCGGCGCGCAGACCGCGGGGAGGCGTGA
- a CDS encoding restriction endonuclease produces the protein MGNKATRKLTTPEKAAAPTAAKPAPAVTHGRPSALLDTRVIYCGDNLEQLAKLPDTCIDLIYIDPPFNSNRNYEVFWGETKEKRSFEDRHASTQAYIDYMRPRCVELARVLKRTGSFYYHCDWHASHYVKVMLDQLFGETNFHNEIVWKRNTAHSNAKQGAKEYGHVHDVLFYYTGGAENWTFNTQYVRYSDEYIESHYRYIEEGTGRRYRKGDLTANKGGGDTEYEWTGPNGRKVRPYAGRYWAYSKSKMLDFERQGRLVYTSTGMPEYKRYLDEMPGQALGDVWDDIDPINSQAQERLGYPTQKPLALLDRIIQTHSNPNDIVLDAFCGCGTALVAAQILGRQWIGIDISPTACRVMAKRLRDVCRMRESEPGHRAHDPNSFIVRDLPWTIDKLKAIPPFEFENWAVIGLGGIPNKVQVGDMGIDGRIFPVGTKPSDANSMFAGDWFPIQVKQIERVGRPDIDAFEAVMEREDRQRGFFVAFSFSSDAASECAAYHKRSGRIIKLITVQEILDRDHVQKM, from the coding sequence ATGGGCAATAAGGCCACACGCAAGTTGACGACTCCTGAGAAGGCCGCTGCACCCACCGCGGCCAAGCCTGCTCCCGCTGTAACGCACGGCCGCCCCTCGGCGCTGCTCGATACCCGCGTCATCTATTGCGGCGACAACCTGGAACAACTCGCGAAACTCCCCGACACCTGCATCGACCTGATCTACATCGACCCGCCTTTCAACTCAAACCGCAACTACGAAGTCTTCTGGGGCGAAACCAAGGAGAAGCGATCCTTCGAGGACCGGCACGCCAGCACGCAGGCGTACATCGACTACATGCGGCCGCGCTGCGTCGAACTCGCACGCGTCCTCAAAAGGACCGGTTCGTTCTACTACCACTGCGACTGGCACGCCTCGCACTACGTCAAGGTGATGTTGGACCAGCTATTCGGGGAAACCAACTTTCACAACGAAATCGTTTGGAAGCGTAACACTGCCCACTCCAACGCGAAACAAGGCGCAAAGGAATATGGACATGTTCACGACGTTCTATTCTATTATACAGGAGGCGCTGAGAATTGGACTTTCAATACACAGTATGTTCGGTACAGTGACGAGTACATCGAAAGTCACTATCGCTACATCGAAGAAGGGACAGGACGGCGTTACCGCAAGGGCGACCTGACCGCCAACAAGGGCGGTGGCGATACCGAGTATGAATGGACCGGGCCAAATGGGCGTAAGGTCAGGCCTTACGCTGGTCGCTACTGGGCGTACTCGAAGTCCAAGATGCTGGACTTTGAGAGGCAGGGGCGGCTCGTGTACACGTCAACGGGGATGCCAGAGTACAAGCGGTATTTGGACGAGATGCCCGGTCAAGCCCTTGGCGATGTCTGGGATGACATCGACCCGATCAACTCACAGGCGCAGGAGCGATTGGGTTACCCGACACAGAAACCCCTCGCTTTGCTCGATCGGATCATTCAGACTCACAGCAACCCCAACGACATTGTCCTCGACGCGTTCTGCGGATGCGGTACTGCCCTCGTTGCGGCTCAGATCCTCGGAAGGCAGTGGATTGGGATTGATATTTCGCCCACCGCCTGCCGAGTTATGGCCAAACGCCTCCGCGATGTCTGTAGGATGCGAGAGAGCGAACCTGGCCACCGAGCCCACGACCCCAACTCCTTCATCGTCCGCGATCTGCCGTGGACGATCGACAAGCTCAAGGCCATCCCCCCATTTGAGTTCGAAAACTGGGCTGTGATCGGCCTCGGTGGCATTCCAAACAAAGTACAGGTTGGCGACATGGGCATCGACGGTCGCATCTTTCCGGTTGGCACCAAGCCCTCAGACGCCAACAGTATGTTCGCGGGTGACTGGTTCCCCATCCAGGTCAAGCAGATAGAGCGCGTCGGTCGCCCCGATATCGACGCGTTCGAGGCCGTTATGGAACGCGAGGACCGGCAGCGCGGGTTCTTCGTTGCGTTCTCCTTCTCCTCCGACGCAGCATCCGAATGCGCTGCTTACCACAAACGGTCAGGTCGTATTATTAAGCTCATTACTGTGCAGGAAATCCTCGACCGCGACCACGTGCAGAAGATGTGA
- a CDS encoding RelA/SpoT domain-containing protein, producing MDYPPVPEESKGRIDAVGKLLASDTEYIGGIEYARQLVSQWRGAHLFPLRAIADDLNHRLARLGIEAIVSLRLKRLFRIRDKLRQFDEMRLTRMQDVGALRAVVSGVADVRRLEQDYIFNPSTPCSDIVRVDDYIASPKPSGYRSLHIVFRYHDKVPSRYDGMRIELQVRTSSQHLWASAVEVTGLWTGSQLKYDEGDPAWGEFFQFAAEAIARREGCDRSAKFSGDDDSVILDKLRNAERSVGAIDRLRSPLCTVSDAHVNVDTDHARGKEIVLLELSMEPLDLRSTIYKEEEYTQALQAYADAEQRQTLAEDNTSVVLVNVNSVISLRDAYPTFFLDTSRYADLIDNIMNTDW from the coding sequence ATGGATTATCCGCCGGTTCCAGAGGAGTCCAAAGGAAGGATCGATGCCGTTGGCAAGCTGCTGGCGTCAGATACCGAGTACATCGGTGGGATTGAGTATGCAAGACAACTGGTTTCTCAATGGCGCGGGGCACACCTGTTTCCGCTTCGTGCGATCGCCGACGATCTCAATCACAGGCTTGCTCGACTAGGCATTGAGGCGATCGTATCTCTTCGACTCAAGCGATTGTTCCGAATACGCGATAAGCTCCGACAATTCGACGAAATGAGACTGACGCGTATGCAGGACGTTGGCGCTCTCCGAGCGGTTGTTTCCGGCGTTGCTGACGTTCGTCGACTCGAACAGGATTACATTTTTAACCCATCAACACCCTGCTCGGATATCGTTCGCGTGGACGACTACATCGCATCGCCTAAGCCGAGTGGATACCGCAGCCTTCATATCGTGTTTAGGTACCACGACAAAGTGCCATCTCGCTACGACGGAATGCGAATTGAACTTCAGGTGCGGACTTCGTCTCAGCACCTATGGGCCTCAGCCGTAGAGGTCACTGGTCTTTGGACAGGCTCGCAGTTGAAGTATGACGAGGGCGATCCTGCGTGGGGTGAGTTCTTCCAATTCGCCGCCGAAGCGATCGCCCGTCGCGAGGGATGCGATCGTTCGGCGAAATTCTCCGGAGATGACGACAGTGTAATCCTGGATAAGTTGCGGAACGCAGAGCGATCGGTCGGTGCGATTGATCGCTTGCGATCACCACTCTGTACGGTGTCTGATGCCCACGTCAACGTCGACACCGACCATGCCCGGGGGAAAGAGATAGTCCTCCTAGAACTAAGCATGGAGCCGCTCGATTTGCGAAGTACGATCTATAAGGAAGAAGAATACACGCAAGCTCTTCAGGCATACGCCGATGCGGAGCAGCGACAGACACTTGCCGAGGACAATACTTCTGTTGTGCTTGTTAACGTGAACTCAGTGATCAGTCTTCGTGATGCATACCCAACATTTTTCCTTGATACCTCACGCTATGCCGACTTAATTGACAATATAATGAATACTGATTGGTAA